CGGGAATGTCTGGGAATGGGTTGATGATTATTATTTTGCGCACCCAGGATCAGATGCTGTGAGCCCCGAGTTTGGTCAGAAACATAGATTGTTAAAGGGCGGTTCATGGATGGATTGCTCGTTCTACACCTGCGGTATTTCGGCGCCTGTATTTAACAGGTCATTTTTTGATCCATCCATAAAGAATGACAGCTTCGGCTTCAGATGCGCTTCAGATGTAAAATAAAATTTATGCGGAAATTTAACGATGATAGATAAGAATAAGAAGATCTACGGCTATTTGCTCATAATCTCCAGTCTTTTTCTATTTTCGTGCTCCATAGAAAAGGCGTCCCAAATAGAAGGCATGGTATATATACCCTCCGGCGAGTTTATCATGGGAAGCGCAGATATTGACACAGAAGGCCTTGGAAAGGAGTTCGGTGAAAGAAAAGGCAGATACTATGAGGATGAAAAACCTGTGAGGAAAATATTTCTGAAAGGATTTTATATAGGTAAATACGAAGTAACTAATATGGAATATAAGACATTTGTTACTGCGGCAAACTATCCCCCTCCCCCAACATGGGTAAATACTATGTATCCTAACAGTGAAGCAAATCACCCTGTAACCAATGTAACATGGTTTGATGCCTATAACTACTGTGCCTGGGCAGGCAAGAGACTGCCCACAGAAGAAGAGTGGGAAAAGGCTGCCAGAGGCCCGAATGGGAACAAATATCCATGGGG
The sequence above is a segment of the Deltaproteobacteria bacterium genome. Coding sequences within it:
- a CDS encoding SUMF1/EgtB/PvdO family nonheme iron enzyme, whose protein sequence is MIDKNKKIYGYLLIISSLFLFSCSIEKASQIEGMVYIPSGEFIMGSADIDTEGLGKEFGERKGRYYEDEKPVRKIFLKGFYIGKYEVTNMEYKTFVTAANYPPPPTWVNTMYPNSEANHPVTNVTWFDAYNYCAWAGKRLPTEEEWEKAARGPNGNKYPWG